From a single Bacteroidota bacterium genomic region:
- a CDS encoding lipoprotein signal peptidase has product MLPLKRPLLIIFSVLFADQLSKIWIKTHMYLGQEYKVANWFYIHFTENNGMAFGLELGGDYGKLFLSVFRIIFVSGLAWFLWKMVKEKAGKLYISILSLVFAGAIGNIIDSVFYGVCFSTSDFGGVAALFPPEGGYAELLHGKVVDMLYFPIISGQFPAWLPVWGGESFLFFRPVFNIADAAISCGVILWIVFQKKIYPEESAQVKSEIKSIDIQTESGSEDQQQ; this is encoded by the coding sequence ATCTTGCCCTTGAAACGTCCGCTGTTAATTATATTCTCCGTCTTGTTCGCCGATCAGCTCTCGAAGATCTGGATCAAAACGCATATGTATCTGGGGCAGGAGTATAAAGTGGCCAATTGGTTTTATATTCACTTTACCGAGAACAACGGAATGGCTTTCGGGCTGGAGTTGGGCGGTGATTATGGCAAATTATTTTTGAGTGTATTTCGCATCATTTTTGTGAGCGGTCTGGCCTGGTTTCTCTGGAAGATGGTGAAGGAAAAAGCAGGGAAGCTTTATATTTCAATCTTATCGCTGGTCTTTGCCGGAGCTATTGGAAATATAATTGATTCCGTTTTTTATGGAGTTTGTTTTTCCACGAGTGATTTTGGGGGTGTAGCAGCACTGTTCCCTCCCGAAGGCGGCTATGCGGAGCTGTTACATGGGAAAGTCGTGGATATGCTCTATTTCCCGATCATCAGCGGACAATTTCCGGCATGGCTTCCGGTATGGGGGGGAGAGTCGTTTCTGTTTTTCCGTCCCGTATTTAATATTGCCGATGCCGCCATCAGTTGTGGGGTAATCCTATGGATCGTTTTCCAAAAGAAAATTTATCCGGAGGAATCTGCGCAGGTGAAATCTGAAATTAAAAGTATAGATATCCAAACCGAATCTGGTTCAGAAGATCAACAGCAATGA
- a CDS encoding TraR/DksA C4-type zinc finger protein, which yields MIEKKAETEVKKVVTTQRYNDADLAEFKVLVVNKLEEARRELINLQAQIINANENGTDDTGASFKMLEDGSETLAKEEAANLAARQKKFIEQLEAALIRIENKTYGICRVTGQLIPKERLRAVPHTTQSMEAKLKQYRD from the coding sequence ATGATAGAGAAAAAAGCAGAAACGGAAGTTAAAAAAGTAGTGACTACACAGCGTTATAACGATGCCGATCTGGCAGAGTTCAAAGTGTTAGTGGTGAATAAGCTCGAAGAAGCAAGACGTGAGTTGATCAATCTGCAGGCGCAAATTATCAATGCCAATGAGAATGGTACGGATGATACCGGCGCTTCCTTTAAAATGCTGGAAGATGGTTCTGAAACCCTGGCGAAAGAAGAAGCGGCTAACCTCGCTGCCCGTCAAAAGAAGTTTATCGAGCAACTGGAAGCAGCCTTGATTCGCATTGAAAATAAAACCTACGGTATTTGCAGAGTCACCGGTCAGCTGATTCCTAAAGAACGCTTGCGTGCTGTTCCGCATACCACGCAGAGCATGGAAGCAAAATTGAAACAGTACAGAGATTAA
- a CDS encoding isoleucine--tRNA ligase — MSQYPEYKSLNLPGLAENVLSRWLEKRIFERSIEEREGAPAFTFYEGPPSANGLPGIHHVMSRSIKDIFCRYKTQKGFQVNRKGGWDTHGLPIEISVEKTLGITKEDIGEKISIEDYNKACRREVMKYKSVWDDLTRKMGYWVDLEHPYITFENSYIETCWYLLKELHKKNLLYKGYTIQPYSPAAGTGLSSHELNQPGTYKLVKDTTIVAQFSVIRDAKSEALFAATDAPVFFLAWTTTPWTLPANAALAVGASITYALIRTFNPYTFEPVSVVVAKELVGKYFSPKQAELKLEEYQPGNKLIPFRIEKEWKGAELTGIHYEQLLPYVQPEGDAFRVIAGDFVSTEDGTGIVHIAPTFGADDFRVAKQNDVPSIMVADDSGKPMPLVDKRGRFVKEVTDFALEYVKEEYLNGTELEEEKEKQSREKYLNVDERIAIKLKQENRAFKVEKYEHTYPHCWRTDKPVLYYPLDSWFIRTTTCKERMIELNKTINWKPESTGTGRFGNWLENLVDWNLSRSRYWGIPLPIWRAEDGEEKCIGSVEELNNELKKAAAAGLMDPAKMEHLDPEKGDFDLHRPYVDHAVLVSSKGKPMYREPDLIDVWFDSGAMPYAQWHYPFERKNLDNVYPADFIAEGVDQTRGWFFTLHALAVMLFDSVAFKNVVSNGLVLDKNGNKMSKRLGNAADPFTTLDTYGPDATRWYMISNAQPWDNLKFNLEGIGEVQRKFFGTLYNTYNFFALYANIDGFTFEGPEIPYKNRTELDRWILSLLNSLVKEVDACYADYEPTKATRAIQDFVTEHLSNWYIRLSRRRFWKGDYSDDKKAAYQTLYTCLDTLSRLMAPVAPFFADQLFSDLNNCSKKDRNESVHLANFPEVNEELIDKNLEERMQLAQEISSMALSLRKKVNIKVRQPLQKILLPVFDENFRKKIQAVEELIKAEVNVEEIQFLDESNNVLVKKLKPNFKALGPKVGGLMKQLSARVAEISQDEIAYLEQNGILPMKLGEVLFDLLLEDVEVLSEDIPGWQVISQGKLTVALDITLTDHLKDKGLARELVNRIQNIRKDKGFEVTDTISVRIQGPESVHRSVKNNFDYIRSEILATQLELVDHVDGSEAIPVDVDDELQVITSVKKYSNGQ; from the coding sequence ATGTCGCAATATCCTGAGTATAAATCTTTAAATCTGCCCGGTCTCGCGGAGAATGTGCTCTCCCGCTGGCTGGAGAAACGCATCTTCGAACGCTCCATTGAAGAGCGCGAAGGAGCACCCGCGTTTACCTTTTACGAGGGACCACCCTCAGCGAACGGCCTTCCCGGTATTCATCATGTGATGTCCCGCTCGATAAAGGATATTTTTTGCCGGTATAAGACACAAAAGGGCTTCCAGGTGAACCGCAAGGGTGGCTGGGATACGCACGGACTTCCCATCGAAATCTCTGTAGAGAAGACGCTGGGAATCACCAAGGAGGATATCGGGGAAAAAATCTCCATAGAAGACTATAACAAAGCCTGCCGCCGGGAGGTGATGAAGTATAAGTCGGTATGGGACGACCTGACCCGTAAAATGGGCTATTGGGTCGATCTTGAACATCCCTATATCACTTTTGAGAATTCGTACATCGAAACTTGCTGGTACCTCCTGAAAGAGCTGCATAAAAAAAATCTCCTCTACAAAGGATATACCATCCAACCCTATTCACCCGCTGCGGGAACCGGTCTCAGTTCGCATGAATTGAATCAGCCCGGGACGTATAAGCTGGTGAAGGATACTACTATCGTGGCTCAGTTCAGCGTTATCCGCGATGCGAAGAGTGAAGCTTTGTTCGCGGCTACCGATGCGCCCGTTTTTTTCCTCGCCTGGACCACCACGCCCTGGACCTTACCGGCCAACGCTGCCCTTGCAGTAGGCGCTTCCATTACCTATGCACTGATACGCACCTTCAATCCGTACACCTTTGAACCGGTAAGTGTCGTGGTGGCGAAAGAGCTCGTGGGAAAATATTTCTCTCCGAAACAAGCAGAGCTGAAGCTGGAAGAATATCAACCGGGAAATAAATTGATTCCTTTCCGCATAGAGAAGGAATGGAAAGGTGCTGAACTAACGGGTATACACTACGAACAACTACTTCCCTACGTACAGCCGGAGGGCGATGCATTCAGAGTGATCGCGGGTGACTTTGTAAGTACGGAAGATGGTACAGGAATCGTTCATATCGCGCCTACTTTTGGTGCGGATGACTTCCGGGTAGCCAAACAGAATGATGTTCCATCGATCATGGTGGCGGATGATAGCGGTAAGCCTATGCCGTTAGTGGACAAGCGGGGAAGATTTGTGAAAGAAGTAACCGATTTCGCGCTCGAGTATGTGAAGGAAGAATACCTGAACGGAACGGAACTCGAGGAAGAGAAGGAAAAGCAGAGCAGGGAGAAATACCTCAACGTGGATGAGCGCATAGCCATCAAACTCAAACAGGAGAACCGTGCTTTCAAAGTAGAAAAATACGAACATACCTATCCCCATTGCTGGAGGACCGATAAACCGGTTTTGTACTATCCATTGGATAGCTGGTTTATCCGTACCACTACCTGCAAGGAGCGGATGATTGAACTGAATAAAACCATCAACTGGAAACCGGAGAGTACAGGAACCGGCCGTTTCGGAAACTGGCTGGAGAACCTCGTCGACTGGAACCTGAGCCGTTCTCGCTATTGGGGAATTCCATTGCCGATATGGAGAGCAGAAGACGGAGAGGAGAAATGCATCGGCTCTGTTGAAGAACTCAACAATGAGTTGAAGAAAGCTGCTGCCGCCGGACTGATGGACCCTGCAAAAATGGAACATCTGGATCCGGAAAAAGGTGATTTCGATTTGCACCGCCCCTATGTGGATCATGCTGTGCTGGTATCCTCCAAAGGGAAACCGATGTACCGTGAGCCCGACCTGATTGATGTATGGTTCGACAGCGGTGCGATGCCTTATGCGCAATGGCATTATCCCTTCGAAAGAAAAAATCTGGACAATGTGTACCCTGCTGATTTTATCGCTGAAGGGGTGGATCAAACCCGGGGATGGTTCTTCACACTCCATGCATTGGCTGTGATGTTATTTGATTCTGTTGCATTTAAAAATGTAGTTTCCAACGGACTCGTGCTCGACAAAAACGGAAACAAGATGTCGAAGCGCCTGGGCAATGCTGCCGATCCTTTTACGACACTCGATACCTATGGCCCTGATGCTACGCGCTGGTACATGATCAGCAATGCGCAGCCCTGGGACAATCTTAAATTTAATCTCGAAGGAATAGGAGAGGTGCAGCGTAAGTTTTTCGGTACTCTCTACAATACTTATAATTTCTTCGCCCTCTATGCGAATATCGATGGCTTCACATTTGAAGGTCCGGAAATTCCATATAAAAACCGCACCGAGCTGGATAGATGGATTCTCTCCTTGTTGAATTCGCTCGTCAAGGAAGTGGATGCCTGCTATGCGGATTATGAACCCACGAAGGCGACCCGTGCTATTCAGGATTTTGTCACGGAACATCTCAGCAACTGGTACATTCGTCTGAGTCGTCGTCGTTTCTGGAAGGGAGATTATTCGGATGATAAAAAGGCTGCGTATCAGACCTTGTACACTTGTCTCGATACTTTATCGCGGCTGATGGCTCCGGTAGCGCCTTTCTTCGCCGATCAGTTGTTCAGTGATCTCAATAACTGTTCAAAGAAGGATCGCAACGAGAGCGTGCATCTGGCGAATTTTCCTGAAGTAAATGAGGAGCTGATTGATAAGAATCTGGAAGAGCGGATGCAGTTGGCGCAGGAGATAAGTTCCATGGCGTTGAGTTTACGCAAGAAGGTGAATATCAAAGTACGTCAGCCCCTTCAAAAAATATTATTGCCTGTTTTTGATGAAAATTTCAGGAAAAAGATTCAGGCGGTGGAGGAACTCATCAAGGCGGAGGTGAATGTGGAGGAGATTCAGTTTCTCGATGAGTCCAACAATGTCCTCGTTAAAAAGCTCAAACCTAATTTCAAAGCCCTTGGTCCGAAGGTCGGTGGCTTGATGAAACAATTGAGCGCCAGGGTGGCGGAGATCAGTCAGGACGAAATAGCTTATCTCGAACAGAACGGCATTTTGCCCATGAAGCTGGGAGAGGTGCTCTTCGATTTGCTTTTGGAAGATGTGGAGGTGCTGAGTGAAGATATCCCCGGCTGGCAGGTGATCAGTCAGGGAAAGCTGACGGTGGCCCTCGATATTACCTTAACAGACCATCTGAAAGACAAGGGACTGGCGCGGGAACTCGTCAACCGCATTCAGAACATACGGAAAGACAAGGGGTTCGAAGTAACGGACACCATCAGCGTGAGAATACAGGGACCGGAGTCGGTTCATCGTTCAGTAAAGAATAATTTCGACTATATTCGCAGCGAAATTTTAGCAACACAATTGGAGTTGGTTGACCATGTTGACGGATCGGAAGCGATTCCGGTGGATGTGGATGATGAACTTCAAGTAATTACATCTGTAAAAAAATATTCCAATGGCCAGTAA
- a CDS encoding fibronectin type III domain-containing protein: MKTIIKIYWAILLVAGILISSITNAQNCGVPGGLNVTVVSATSMQLNWNAVPGAIRYDLEIQNATGNPVPFLLKPVSTTTSYTLNGITAAANYKFKVRTRCNGDKSSWSPYYFFTSGSGQTQCTVPSGLSAGATTATSATISWTAAPGALSYRLRVEDGQNNPVAFLFATTTAQTSFNVTGLSAATNYKAKVRSNCGGLLHSAWTAWFPFTTAVFRTADLATAEVKLFPNPASEIVYLVLPEEWTNDVQEVSLTDMTGKQVYSFVPENSEQAAQFEVPVNQFPQGLYVLSVRSLTMEHHQRLSVVH; encoded by the coding sequence ATGAAAACAATTATCAAAATTTACTGGGCTATCTTACTCGTAGCAGGTATCCTTATCAGTTCCATAACCAATGCGCAAAATTGTGGAGTTCCCGGAGGATTAAATGTCACTGTTGTTTCGGCGACATCCATGCAGTTAAACTGGAATGCAGTTCCGGGCGCGATTCGTTATGATCTTGAAATACAAAATGCCACCGGCAATCCGGTTCCGTTTTTATTGAAGCCTGTTTCAACCACCACTTCCTATACGTTAAACGGAATTACAGCAGCAGCCAATTATAAATTTAAAGTGCGTACCCGTTGCAATGGTGACAAGTCTTCCTGGTCACCCTATTATTTCTTCACCAGCGGATCAGGACAAACACAATGTACCGTTCCTTCCGGATTATCAGCCGGAGCCACTACTGCTACCTCTGCCACTATTTCCTGGACTGCAGCACCCGGTGCATTGAGTTATCGATTGCGTGTTGAAGACGGACAAAATAATCCTGTCGCCTTTTTGTTTGCAACAACTACAGCACAAACCTCCTTCAATGTAACAGGGTTATCAGCTGCAACTAACTACAAAGCGAAAGTACGCAGCAACTGTGGCGGCCTTCTTCACAGCGCCTGGACGGCATGGTTCCCCTTCACGACTGCCGTGTTTCGTACTGCTGATCTGGCAACAGCTGAGGTAAAATTATTCCCGAATCCTGCTTCAGAAATCGTTTACCTTGTATTGCCGGAAGAGTGGACCAACGATGTACAGGAAGTTAGCCTCACCGACATGACCGGTAAACAAGTGTATAGCTTCGTTCCCGAAAACAGCGAGCAGGCCGCGCAATTTGAAGTTCCGGTAAATCAATTTCCGCAGGGACTGTATGTGCTCAGCGTGCGTTCATTGACGATGGAGCACCATCAACGATTGAGTGTGGTACATTGA
- a CDS encoding DMT family transporter — protein sequence MMSSGVKHMLYATFWFALMNAFVKLLAHLPTMELVFFRCGIATVIGFISLYRAKVDWIGSNRLLLFLRGTFGTIALFTFFYTLQHMPLGTAVAIQYLSPVFTAIFAIFLLKEKVRPVQWFYFALSFSGVLLIKGIDTKISWELLAVGIISAIFSALAYNMVRTMREREHPLVVVLHFQLLGAVAGGLVSIFDWQMPEGMDWVYLLLVGVFTQLGQEHLTRSLQLERIAKVSILNYLGIVYALLFGWILFDEIHPLVELLGIVLVIAGVVLNVFVSSGKVNPVDGKNEVEIK from the coding sequence TTGATGTCTTCCGGTGTAAAGCATATGCTCTATGCTACCTTTTGGTTTGCACTCATGAATGCTTTTGTTAAATTGTTGGCCCACTTACCTACTATGGAACTGGTGTTTTTCAGGTGCGGCATCGCCACCGTGATTGGATTTATAAGTCTTTACCGTGCGAAAGTAGATTGGATAGGTAGTAACAGATTGTTATTATTCCTGCGCGGGACATTTGGGACGATTGCTTTGTTTACTTTTTTTTATACGCTACAACATATGCCGTTGGGTACAGCAGTCGCCATTCAATATTTATCACCTGTCTTTACGGCCATCTTCGCTATATTTTTATTGAAAGAAAAAGTGAGACCGGTACAATGGTTTTATTTTGCGCTTTCATTCAGTGGTGTTCTGCTGATCAAGGGAATTGACACAAAAATCAGTTGGGAATTATTAGCGGTGGGAATTATTTCCGCTATTTTCTCCGCGCTCGCCTATAATATGGTGCGCACCATGCGGGAGCGGGAACATCCGTTGGTGGTGGTGCTGCATTTTCAGTTGTTGGGAGCGGTAGCAGGAGGACTTGTATCCATTTTTGACTGGCAAATGCCCGAAGGAATGGATTGGGTCTACCTCTTGCTTGTCGGCGTTTTTACACAGTTGGGACAAGAACATCTGACGCGTTCATTACAACTGGAGCGAATTGCCAAAGTTTCGATTTTAAATTATCTGGGCATTGTATATGCGTTGTTATTTGGTTGGATTTTATTTGATGAAATACACCCGCTGGTAGAATTACTGGGCATCGTGCTTGTCATTGCCGGTGTAGTTTTAAATGTTTTTGTAAGCTCCGGCAAAGTCAATCCTGTAGACGGGAAAAATGAGGTAGAAATTAAATAG
- a CDS encoding rhodanese-related sulfurtransferase has translation MILHNKYDKATLRQRLENEDFKRVTLSFYRYVIIEDPALYRDDLYLRMERLGILGRIYVAREGVNAQINVPEHHFDAFKSLLNEDPHLVNMPLKIAVEDDGKSFIKLIVRQKRKIVADGLDDDAFDVTNVGKHLNAKEFNEALEQPGTIVIDMRNHYESEVGHFEGALCPEVDTFREELEKSVEMVADKKENKILLYCTGGIRCEKASAWFRHHGFSDVNQLHGGIIQYAREVKEQGLTPKFIGKNFVFDERLGERITEDIISECHQCGAPCDDHVNCANDDCHLLFIQCTSCGEKFDHCCTPACQEIFHLPIEEQRRLRKGKIKQDTLSVYRSRLRPDLRKILREGLEKA, from the coding sequence ATGATCCTTCACAATAAATACGACAAAGCGACCTTGCGTCAACGTCTTGAAAACGAGGACTTTAAACGTGTTACTTTGTCTTTTTACAGGTATGTGATCATTGAAGATCCTGCGCTCTATCGTGACGATTTATACCTGAGAATGGAGCGTTTAGGGATTTTAGGTCGTATTTATGTTGCCCGTGAAGGGGTGAATGCGCAGATCAATGTTCCGGAACATCATTTTGATGCTTTTAAATCACTCCTGAACGAAGACCCGCATTTGGTCAATATGCCCTTGAAAATTGCAGTTGAAGACGATGGGAAATCGTTTATCAAATTAATAGTCCGACAGAAGAGAAAGATTGTCGCGGATGGGCTGGATGATGATGCCTTTGATGTCACCAATGTCGGAAAGCACCTCAATGCAAAAGAGTTCAACGAAGCACTGGAACAACCGGGAACCATCGTGATTGATATGCGCAATCATTATGAAAGTGAAGTGGGCCATTTTGAAGGAGCTCTTTGTCCGGAAGTGGATACTTTCCGTGAGGAGTTGGAGAAGAGTGTGGAGATGGTGGCTGATAAAAAGGAGAATAAAATTTTACTCTATTGTACCGGTGGAATCCGTTGTGAGAAAGCCAGCGCCTGGTTCCGTCATCATGGTTTCAGTGACGTGAATCAATTGCATGGAGGCATTATTCAATATGCAAGAGAAGTGAAAGAGCAAGGACTGACACCTAAATTCATTGGGAAGAATTTTGTTTTCGACGAGCGATTGGGAGAGCGCATTACCGAAGATATCATCAGCGAATGCCATCAATGTGGAGCGCCTTGTGATGATCATGTGAATTGTGCCAATGATGATTGCCATCTTCTTTTTATACAATGCACTTCCTGCGGTGAAAAATTTGATCACTGCTGTACACCGGCCTGTCAGGAAATTTTTCATCTCCCCATAGAAGAACAACGCCGCCTCCGAAAAGGTAAGATCAAGCAGGATACCTTGTCGGTTTACCGTTCCCGCCTGCGTCCTGACCTCCGGAAGATCCTCCGGGAGGGTCTTGAAAAGGCATAA
- a CDS encoding DNA alkylation repair protein — MHRFSDEETAIGMKAYMRDQFEFLGVKKPSREIVLKKFTSEFRSIPDREWVLIVQQLWKLPYREFQYMAMEFCKVKSKNFQPEHLPVFEHMVTDKSWWDTVDFLASNLIGELFRRYPELIAPTIKKWTATDNFWLHRTAIIFQLKYGKNTDEKLLFQLCSRYAKEKEFFIRKAIGWALRQYSKSNPAAVKSFLEKQQLSPLSVKEASKYI; from the coding sequence ATGCATCGTTTCAGTGACGAAGAAACAGCAATCGGTATGAAAGCCTATATGCGTGATCAGTTTGAATTTTTAGGGGTGAAGAAACCGTCAAGAGAAATCGTCCTGAAAAAATTTACATCTGAATTCAGATCGATTCCTGATAGGGAATGGGTGCTCATCGTTCAGCAATTATGGAAACTTCCCTACAGAGAGTTTCAGTATATGGCGATGGAGTTTTGCAAAGTTAAAAGCAAGAACTTTCAACCGGAACACCTCCCCGTTTTTGAGCACATGGTCACTGATAAATCCTGGTGGGATACCGTCGATTTTTTGGCGTCCAATCTTATTGGAGAATTGTTTCGCCGTTATCCCGAATTGATAGCACCGACCATTAAAAAGTGGACGGCGACTGACAACTTCTGGCTGCACCGCACGGCAATCATTTTTCAGTTGAAGTATGGAAAGAATACCGATGAAAAGCTCTTGTTTCAACTCTGTTCACGCTATGCGAAGGAGAAAGAATTCTTTATTCGCAAAGCTATTGGCTGGGCCTTGCGTCAGTACAGTAAATCAAACCCGGCTGCGGTAAAGTCCTTTCTTGAAAAACAGCAATTGTCACCCCTTAGCGTGAAGGAAGCTTCAAAGTACATTTGA
- a CDS encoding TonB-dependent receptor, which produces MTRMILLVGVFLLPSIQFLYGQGSLRGRVYDDGKPVPFATIGIPALGIGATSDSNGFYVMDDLPAGVQKIEVKALGFQIYRKEVKVVDGVKTSLDFYLKGETSALKEVVISGTLNPVERLESAIPVEVYHPSFFKRNPTPGVFEALHMVNGVQPQINCNVCNTGDIHINGMEGPYTMVLIDGMPIVSSLSSVYGLSGIPNAIIRRIEIVKGPAGTLYGSEAMGGLINIITKEPHAVPRFFTELNATSTGEVNLDVTGKWKAGRWSSLLGVNTFHFSNARDINDDNFTDVTLQKRVSVFNKWSYSRKDTLPVQIALRYLYEDRWGGEMQWSSEWRGSDSIYGESVYTSRVEAIGQYGFKIKDEIITTDFSFNRHVQDSWYGIVSFDAVQAVSFLQFRWTKKMGRHELMTGLPVRYTFYDDNTPGTATGDSLQMTNAPMKSLLAGVFIQDEFSLTDQLALLGGIRSDFHKEHGMVLSPRLAARYKWSASHSMRLSSGNGYRVVNLFTEDHAALSGARDVEIVESLKPEQSWNINLNYTGQLQPVWGIMNIDASVFYTYFSNRITGDFLTDPQRIIYKNLDGYAISKGASLNLDFASTGTLRGNVGVTFLEVYQVEREHRTKQLHAPSWSGVGGLTWTAKGGRWLIDITGKLTGPMYLPVVPNDYRPQKSPWFAIMNVQVTRRSGPWEFYTGLKNMLNFIPEDPILRPFDPFDKFIDVNNPYGYTFDPSYNYAPIMGTRVFIGCRYTLG; this is translated from the coding sequence ATGACACGGATGATTTTACTGGTAGGAGTTTTCCTCTTACCATCAATTCAGTTTTTATATGGGCAAGGAAGCTTGCGTGGTCGTGTGTATGACGATGGCAAGCCTGTACCCTTTGCTACGATTGGGATTCCTGCATTGGGAATCGGAGCGACATCGGATAGTAATGGATTTTATGTCATGGATGATTTGCCTGCCGGGGTGCAGAAGATCGAAGTAAAAGCACTGGGCTTTCAAATCTACCGGAAGGAAGTGAAGGTGGTGGATGGCGTGAAGACATCACTTGATTTTTACCTGAAAGGAGAGACCAGCGCTTTAAAAGAAGTGGTGATTAGCGGAACATTGAATCCCGTGGAGCGTCTGGAGTCCGCGATACCGGTAGAAGTGTATCATCCTTCTTTCTTTAAACGAAATCCCACACCGGGTGTCTTCGAAGCCTTGCATATGGTGAATGGAGTACAGCCACAAATAAACTGCAACGTTTGCAATACAGGCGATATTCATATCAACGGAATGGAAGGTCCTTATACGATGGTGTTGATAGATGGAATGCCGATCGTGAGTAGTCTGAGTTCTGTTTATGGCCTGAGTGGAATTCCGAATGCTATTATTCGTCGCATAGAGATTGTAAAAGGTCCTGCCGGTACACTCTATGGTTCAGAGGCGATGGGCGGACTCATCAATATTATCACGAAGGAGCCACATGCTGTTCCGCGCTTTTTTACGGAGCTGAATGCCACTTCAACAGGTGAGGTGAATCTGGATGTGACCGGGAAGTGGAAAGCCGGGAGATGGAGCTCATTACTGGGAGTGAACACCTTTCATTTTTCCAATGCGCGTGATATCAATGATGATAATTTTACGGATGTTACCTTGCAGAAGAGAGTTTCTGTTTTTAATAAATGGTCATATAGCAGGAAGGATACCTTGCCGGTTCAAATCGCATTGCGCTATCTTTATGAAGACCGCTGGGGAGGAGAGATGCAATGGTCGTCGGAGTGGAGAGGATCGGATTCGATTTATGGAGAGTCGGTGTATACCTCGAGGGTGGAGGCGATCGGGCAGTATGGTTTTAAAATAAAAGATGAAATTATCACCACTGACTTTTCCTTCAACCGTCATGTTCAGGATTCCTGGTATGGTATCGTTTCTTTTGATGCGGTACAAGCGGTGAGTTTTCTTCAATTCCGGTGGACGAAGAAGATGGGACGACATGAGCTGATGACGGGGCTGCCTGTCCGTTATACCTTTTATGATGACAATACTCCGGGTACTGCTACCGGCGATTCCCTGCAGATGACCAATGCACCGATGAAGAGTTTACTGGCCGGAGTTTTTATACAGGATGAATTCAGCCTTACCGATCAACTGGCATTACTGGGTGGGATACGTTCGGATTTTCACAAAGAACATGGCATGGTGCTCTCTCCGCGATTGGCAGCCCGGTATAAGTGGAGTGCCTCTCATTCGATGCGTTTGAGTTCCGGAAACGGTTATCGTGTAGTGAACCTCTTTACCGAAGACCATGCTGCCTTGAGTGGTGCGCGTGATGTGGAAATTGTAGAATCACTAAAGCCGGAGCAGAGCTGGAATATAAATCTGAATTATACCGGACAATTGCAACCGGTTTGGGGCATCATGAATATAGATGCTTCTGTATTTTATACTTATTTCTCTAACCGTATCACCGGTGATTTTTTAACGGATCCGCAGCGCATCATCTACAAAAACCTGGATGGCTATGCGATCAGTAAAGGGGCGAGTCTGAACCTTGATTTTGCATCAACGGGAACTTTGCGCGGGAACGTCGGCGTGACTTTTCTGGAGGTCTATCAGGTGGAGAGGGAACACCGTACAAAGCAATTGCACGCGCCGTCGTGGAGTGGAGTAGGCGGGTTGACCTGGACAGCCAAAGGAGGAAGATGGTTGATTGACATTACCGGAAAACTAACGGGCCCTATGTATCTGCCCGTCGTGCCGAATGATTATCGTCCTCAGAAATCACCCTGGTTTGCTATCATGAATGTACAGGTCACCAGAAGAAGCGGCCCTTGGGAATTCTATACCGGACTAAAGAACATGTTGAATTTTATTCCGGAAGACCCCATTTTACGACCCTTTGATCCCTTTGATAAATTTATCGATGTGAATAATCCTTACGGGTATACCTTCGATCCCTCTTACAACTATGCGCCAATAATGGGTACCAGAGTTTTTATAGGTTGCAGGTATACTTTGGGGTGA
- a CDS encoding DUF420 domain-containing protein produces MKERTVFRIVMALSIFVFLLVLVLDSKILPRPQPMPAFAAYLPMLNAIINGSCTVLLLLSLKAIKRKDVARHKQLNLLTFVLSSLFLISYVTYHWLSEETKFPAEHPLRPLYITILISHIILAALVLPMILVSFWYGLSNQVQKHRKLVRWAFPIWLYVTSTGVIVYLMISPYYKF; encoded by the coding sequence GTGAAAGAAAGAACGGTCTTCCGGATAGTGATGGCGCTTTCCATCTTCGTTTTTCTACTTGTACTGGTTCTGGATAGCAAAATCTTACCCCGACCGCAGCCGATGCCTGCATTTGCCGCCTACCTGCCCATGCTGAATGCCATCATTAACGGCTCATGTACCGTTCTGCTGTTGCTCTCCTTAAAAGCGATTAAGAGAAAGGATGTAGCCCGTCACAAGCAACTCAATCTTCTCACTTTTGTCTTGTCCAGTTTGTTCCTCATTTCCTATGTTACTTATCATTGGCTGAGCGAAGAGACAAAGTTTCCGGCAGAGCATCCCCTACGTCCCCTCTATATTACTATTCTGATTTCTCATATCATCCTGGCCGCTCTCGTATTGCCCATGATTCTGGTCTCTTTCTGGTATGGGTTGAGCAATCAGGTGCAAAAACACCGAAAGCTGGTGAGGTGGGCCTTCCCGATCTGGCTGTACGTCACCAGTACCGGGGTGATTGTTTACCTGATGATTTCCCCTTATTATAAATTTTAA